In the genome of Lynx canadensis isolate LIC74 chromosome F1, mLynCan4.pri.v2, whole genome shotgun sequence, one region contains:
- the RGS4 gene encoding regulator of G-protein signaling 4 isoform X1, translating into MCKGLAGLPASCLRSAKDMKHRLGFLLQKSDSCEHNSSHSKKDKVVVCQRVSQEEVKKWAESLENLISHECGLAAFKAFLKSEYSEENIDFWISCEEYKKIKSPSKLSPKAKKIYNEFISVQATKEVNLDSCTREETSRNMLEPTITCFDEAQKRIFNLMEKDSYRRFLKSRFYLDLADSSSAGSEKQKGAKSPADCPSLVPQCA; encoded by the exons tgcaaaagacatgaaacatCGGCTGGGTTTCCTGCTGCAGAAATCTGATTCCTGCGAACATAATTCTTCCCACAGCAAGAAGGACAAAGTGGTGGTTTGTCAGAG GGTGAGCCAAGAGGAAGTAAAAAAATGGGCTGAATCACTGGAAAACCTGATTAGCCATGAAT GTGGGCTGGCGGCTTTCAAAGCTTTCTTGAAGTCTGAATACAGCGAGGAGAACATTGACTTCTGGATTAGCTGTGAAGAGTACAAGAAAATCAAATCGCCCTCCAAACTGAGTCCCAAGGCGAAAAAGATCTATAATGAATTCATCTCAGTCCAGGCCACTAAAGAG GTAAACCTGGATTCTTGCACCAGGGAGGAGACAAGCCGGAACATGCTGGAGCCCACGATAACCTGCTTTGACGAGGCCCAGAAGAGGATCTTCAACCTGATGGAAAAGGATTCCTACCGCCGCTTCCTCAAGTCCCGATTCTATCTTGATTTGGCCGACTCCTCCAGCGCTGGCTCGGAGAAGCAGAAAGGAGCCAAGAGTCCCGCAGACTGTCCTTCTCTGGTCCCCCAGTGCGCCTGA